One region of Oncorhynchus keta strain PuntledgeMale-10-30-2019 chromosome 24, Oket_V2, whole genome shotgun sequence genomic DNA includes:
- the LOC118375420 gene encoding charged multivesicular body protein 6-like: MGNIFTRKRRTRITEQDRAVLQLKQQRDKLKQYQKRITLQLEKERNLAKQLLKDGKKEKALLLLKKKRYQDQLLDKTENQISNLERMCQDIEFAQIEMKVVEGLKVGNDCLKSLHEAMSIEDVERIMDETQEGIEYQREIDEMLAGSLTQEDEDAVLAELEAITQGELDLPEVPDESLPDVPEAADEEPEPGQERERPRKKQERGMLAV, from the exons ATGGGAAACATTTTCACCAGAAAGAGACGCACACGAAtcacagagcaggacagggcagTTTTG CAACTGAAACAGCAGAGAGATAAGTTAAAGCAGTATCAGAAGAGAATCACCCTGCagctggagaaggagaggaatctAGCCAAGCAGCTGCTGAAAGATGGCAAGAAAGA GAAGGCCCTCCTCTTGCTCAAAAAGAAGAGATACCAGGACCAGCTCCTGGACAAGACAGAAAACCAGATAAGTAACCTGGAGCGAATG TGTCAAGACATTGAGTTTGCCCAGATTGAGATGAAGGTCGTTGAAGGCCTTAAAGTTGGAAACGACTGCCTGAAGTCATTGCATGAG GCGATGTCCATCGAGGATGTGGAGAGAATTATGGATGAGACCCAAGAAGGCATTGAATACCAGAGG GAAATAGATGAGATGCTGGCAGGTTCCCTGACACAGGAGGATGAAGATGCTGTACTGGCTGAACTGGAGGCCATCACTCAG GGAGAGCTTGACCTACCCGAGGTACCTGATGAGTCCCTGCCAGACGTCCCAGAGGCAGCTGATGAAGAACCAGAGCCAGGTCAAG AGAGGGAGAGGCCAAGGAAGAAGCAGGAACGAGGGATGTTGGCTGTCTAG